In Thermosphaera sp., a genomic segment contains:
- a CDS encoding DNA double-strand break repair nuclease NurA: MRDYLLELALRRWNKISTYINTISLEDYREIAKRLWMDYKPVSRDVESFIAVDGSSNLLNLRDFSVYSVIGYGVEKTSKGIAQRMVGDIGVLAFPRTSDIARVLREICELKTALMSDQERVLVDGSLTSLLINPEPMAGFIKFEDAYAGTIKELGEEVFDELWSRLRVQVEELKESTVYYEDPFVSRLILENKNIDRSTGEMALVLLVFIEKLLSLRILLEKTVGKEPDGSVVFISKTSRSKLYYERFIKQDLSKASIAGGKTITPSDMSIFGELIINEGFSRPIILEEVGFVKTLPSKGVLKSLIGDFYSNVGLILSYVRLLRGGPVVKLEIPFSNKYKMDEEKAAAIVKNVVDHVYPLSYNGYPYPLLQADKLSKITRDDIIAIAYTLKVLPHWSGREVLGEWVLYYDED; the protein is encoded by the coding sequence TTGAGAGATTATCTCCTCGAGCTAGCCTTGCGCAGATGGAATAAGATATCCACCTACATAAACACGATAAGTCTCGAAGACTACAGGGAGATTGCAAAGAGACTATGGATGGATTATAAACCCGTGTCAAGAGACGTTGAAAGTTTCATAGCTGTCGATGGAAGCAGTAATTTATTGAACCTAAGAGACTTCAGTGTGTACAGTGTTATCGGTTATGGAGTTGAGAAGACGTCAAAAGGCATTGCTCAAAGAATGGTTGGGGATATAGGAGTCTTAGCATTCCCCAGAACCTCTGATATCGCCAGAGTGCTACGGGAGATATGTGAGTTGAAAACAGCTTTGATGAGCGATCAGGAAAGAGTATTAGTTGATGGGAGCCTAACATCTCTTCTCATAAATCCTGAACCCATGGCAGGATTCATCAAGTTCGAAGATGCTTATGCCGGAACCATCAAAGAGCTTGGAGAGGAGGTGTTTGACGAGCTCTGGTCACGTCTTCGTGTCCAGGTCGAAGAATTAAAAGAGAGCACAGTGTACTATGAAGATCCTTTTGTGTCAAGACTTATTCTCGAGAATAAAAATATAGACCGATCAACCGGCGAGATGGCCCTCGTCCTTTTAGTATTCATTGAAAAATTACTCTCACTCCGTATCCTGTTGGAGAAGACTGTCGGTAAAGAACCCGATGGCTCTGTGGTATTTATCTCTAAAACAAGCAGAAGTAAACTATATTATGAGAGGTTCATTAAACAAGACCTGAGTAAAGCCAGCATTGCTGGTGGTAAAACGATCACTCCTAGCGACATGTCGATCTTCGGAGAGCTAATTATAAATGAAGGCTTCTCTCGGCCAATCATATTGGAAGAAGTAGGATTCGTTAAAACCCTGCCGTCTAAAGGAGTGCTTAAATCATTGATAGGGGATTTCTACAGCAACGTTGGACTCATTCTATCCTATGTTCGTTTACTGCGGGGAGGTCCTGTCGTGAAATTGGAGATACCATTCAGCAACAAATATAAAATGGATGAGGAAAAGGCGGCGGCCATCGTTAAAAACGTGGTTGACCACGTATATCCACTATCTTACAACGGATATCCCTATCCCCTTCTACAGGCAGATAAGTTGAGCAAAATCACTAGAGATGACATTATAGCTATAGCCTACACTCTCAAGGTTCTTCCACATTGGAGCGGGAGAGAAGTTCTTGGTGAATGGGTCCTATATTATGATGAGGATTAG
- a CDS encoding ATP-binding protein, whose product MKIIGNVIGETTHSRVVFTSLEPPRVGEYVLVSYRNGEREDLALAMVEVSKIGNPLLSVPHIKPDYVAKASALGADMVEYNIGVARILSWVDSLIERGVVETPKYPPKPGTPVYKAESKILEEIFSRNGDGWVRIGVLVNHPEVKVSIDVNAIISRHLAILAVTGAGKSNTVGVLVDRIVNELNGTIVLFDMHNEYGEIAGENTNIVEPKIHPSKIRLGELFKLLNLDEKAHKQRMYLRRAFNEVKKKGIDSKEPEKFLEEIAGTLMGFLNSSEGSSIVSRDKASVLDVISKLEDFRDEYEGRVITVDAPPDITDAIKPGKANIFRLGGVSEEVADVIVYHYLSWLLEERKRYTSTGKGYPVPVLGIIEEAHILLPADRATMAKSIASKIAREGRKFGIGLCLVSQRPKKLDEDSLSQTNNKIILRLIEPGDQSYVQQASEALSDELLELLPSLNVGEAVVLGMMTPLPAIVKIDRASRKIGGGDIKAHFEWKKYVEAAESASKEASRYIIVPVTFD is encoded by the coding sequence ATGAAAATAATTGGAAATGTAATTGGTGAGACGACCCATTCACGCGTAGTATTCACTTCGCTCGAGCCTCCAAGAGTTGGGGAATACGTCCTAGTCTCATACAGGAATGGGGAGAGAGAGGATTTGGCCCTTGCAATGGTTGAGGTGTCGAAAATTGGAAACCCGTTACTCTCTGTTCCCCATATAAAGCCTGACTACGTTGCTAAAGCATCCGCTCTCGGCGCTGACATGGTTGAATATAATATTGGAGTCGCAAGGATATTGAGCTGGGTAGATTCTCTCATAGAGAGGGGGGTAGTGGAAACCCCAAAATATCCTCCAAAACCGGGGACCCCAGTGTATAAAGCCGAGAGCAAGATCCTGGAAGAAATATTTTCGAGGAACGGGGATGGATGGGTTAGGATAGGGGTGTTGGTCAATCATCCCGAGGTGAAGGTTTCAATAGATGTAAACGCCATAATCTCTAGGCACCTGGCAATTCTCGCTGTAACAGGTGCAGGAAAGTCTAACACCGTTGGTGTCTTAGTTGACCGCATTGTCAATGAGTTGAACGGTACGATTGTTTTATTTGATATGCACAACGAGTATGGGGAAATAGCAGGCGAGAATACAAACATTGTCGAGCCAAAGATTCATCCAAGCAAGATAAGGCTCGGCGAATTATTTAAGCTGTTGAATCTCGATGAGAAAGCACATAAGCAGAGAATGTATCTTAGAAGAGCCTTTAATGAGGTGAAAAAGAAGGGGATTGATTCGAAGGAACCAGAGAAGTTTCTCGAAGAGATTGCTGGGACTCTTATGGGTTTCTTGAATAGCTCTGAGGGGTCTTCAATAGTTAGTAGAGATAAGGCGAGCGTGTTAGATGTGATCTCGAAGCTTGAAGATTTTAGAGACGAGTATGAGGGGAGAGTCATTACTGTAGATGCTCCTCCTGATATCACGGATGCGATCAAACCAGGAAAGGCAAATATTTTCAGATTGGGAGGAGTTAGTGAGGAAGTCGCTGATGTAATCGTTTACCATTATCTGAGCTGGCTCCTCGAAGAGAGGAAGCGCTACACGTCGACTGGGAAAGGATATCCAGTCCCTGTTTTAGGAATAATTGAGGAAGCACACATACTCTTGCCAGCGGACAGGGCGACCATGGCAAAAAGCATAGCTAGCAAAATAGCGAGAGAAGGGAGGAAGTTCGGCATTGGACTCTGCCTTGTGAGCCAACGCCCAAAGAAGCTCGATGAAGACTCGCTAAGCCAGACCAATAATAAAATTATTCTCCGGCTTATTGAACCCGGGGACCAGAGCTACGTTCAACAGGCCAGCGAAGCTTTGAGCGATGAGCTACTTGAACTTCTACCAAGCTTGAATGTAGGCGAGGCCGTCGTACTAGGTATGATGACGCCTTTGCCAGCTATAGTCAAAATAGATAGAGCATCACGAAAGATCGGCGGAGGTGATATTAAAGCCCATTTCGAGTGGAAAAAATATGTGGAAGCGGCAGAAAGCGCGTCGAAAGAGGCCAGTAGGTACATCATAGTACCTGTAACGTTTGATTAA
- a CDS encoding ATP-binding cassette domain-containing protein, with protein sequence MLRICAGDVYCILGSNGAGKTSIIKSIVGIHKPETGEVKVLCVNPWVDFRVKNKIGMLPAG encoded by the coding sequence TTGCTACGTATCTGTGCCGGAGACGTCTACTGCATACTCGGATCTAATGGAGCTGGGAAAACGTCGATTATCAAGAGTATTGTAGGGATACATAAGCCGGAGACGGGTGAAGTGAAAGTTCTGTGTGTGAACCCCTGGGTTGATTTCAGGGTGAAGAACAAGATAGGGATGTTGCCAGCGGGTTGA
- a CDS encoding 4Fe-4S ferredoxin, whose protein sequence is MDRYPRLLDTNAKSRVIRDKKKIMIFSRCMQEEHPSVLKEFEREYCLLSVCPEAEHVNMVGFKLAGILARGEYDELAVLTVDGSMHCTQIHWMVEEVFKTCKPKCERRHLVYINGQLVWVDQDTVKKSRFLSKISRLADPNEH, encoded by the coding sequence TTGGATAGGTATCCAAGACTTTTAGACACTAATGCCAAAAGCCGGGTTATCAGGGATAAGAAGAAAATTATGATATTCAGCAGATGCATGCAGGAGGAGCATCCAAGCGTTCTCAAAGAGTTTGAGAGAGAATATTGTTTATTATCTGTGTGTCCAGAGGCCGAACATGTTAATATGGTAGGGTTTAAGCTTGCGGGTATATTAGCTCGTGGAGAGTACGACGAATTAGCTGTGTTAACAGTCGACGGAAGCATGCACTGCACGCAGATTCACTGGATGGTTGAAGAAGTATTCAAGACGTGTAAACCAAAATGCGAGAGAAGGCATCTCGTGTATATCAATGGACAACTGGTATGGGTAGATCAAGATACTGTTAAGAAAAGCCGGTTTCTATCCAAGATCAGCAGACTTGCTGATCCTAATGAACATTAG